One Echinicola strongylocentroti DNA window includes the following coding sequences:
- a CDS encoding rhamnogalacturonan acetylesterase encodes MNNKIGFILSFVAIAGLLLSFVPKNHEITIFMIGDSTMANKPYTGHNPEKGWGQVFGLYFKEGVRVENHALNGRSTKSFRDEGHWDKVFQSIHPGDYVIIEFGHNDQKSKSPERYAAPDTGYRDNLIRYIEETYEKGGKPVLATPISRRSYENGTLVDTHGRYSEVVREVAEEYNIPLFDLHKKTVEVIEQFGEEKSKELFLHYRPGDYERFEDGKEDNTHLSPTGAFKVCDLAVAELKRELPELVMFLKD; translated from the coding sequence ATGAACAATAAAATCGGATTTATACTCTCTTTTGTGGCTATTGCTGGCCTGCTCTTGTCCTTTGTACCAAAGAACCACGAGATCACCATTTTTATGATTGGCGATAGCACGATGGCCAATAAGCCTTATACTGGCCACAATCCGGAAAAGGGTTGGGGGCAAGTCTTTGGGCTGTATTTTAAAGAAGGGGTTCGGGTAGAAAACCACGCCCTGAATGGAAGAAGTACCAAGAGTTTTAGGGACGAGGGGCATTGGGATAAGGTATTTCAGTCGATACATCCGGGAGATTATGTGATTATCGAGTTTGGTCATAATGACCAAAAATCGAAATCCCCAGAACGGTATGCAGCTCCCGATACAGGTTATAGGGATAATTTGATCCGCTATATCGAAGAGACGTATGAAAAAGGAGGTAAGCCTGTCTTGGCCACGCCAATTTCCAGAAGGAGCTATGAAAATGGCACCTTGGTGGATACCCATGGTCGATACTCCGAAGTGGTAAGAGAAGTGGCTGAAGAATATAATATCCCACTTTTTGATTTGCATAAAAAGACCGTGGAAGTAATAGAGCAGTTTGGAGAGGAAAAATCCAAGGAACTCTTCCTGCATTACAGGCCTGGGGATTATGAACGGTTTGAGGATGGAAAAGAAGACAATACCCACCTCAGCCCAACGGGAGCGTTCAAAGTATGTGACCTTGCAGTAGCTGAACTAAAAAGGGAGCTGCCCGAGTTGGTGATGTTTCTGAAGGATTAG
- a CDS encoding pectinesterase family protein, with the protein MFYLRSVWVVCCLCWIVTSVQAQHVNSYPKDGKVRDLKGKVQEDIVVAKDGTGDFLYIADALEAIRVYLPKPITVYIKEGVYKEKLEIPGTITNVTFKGDGPDKTIITYDDHTGKNYMDTFDSYTLLVWGNSLRFQDLTIQNTAGSVGQAVALHAEGDRLVFENCHFIGGQDTMFASGENSRQYYKDCYIEGTTDFIFGSATALFDNCEIHAKSNSYITAASTPEWVDYGYVFKDCRLTAAEGVDRVFLGRPWRDYAKTVFINCQMGDHILPEGWNDWGRPQVKQTIFYAEFGSEGKGANKAERVEWAHQLTEEEATQYTLEHIFAGQTSQTNAYGFPWYGYQIDSSFNLEDAYQKHKEYFPAIEPVRDVSVDGVLEKNISYKDLGYRSLKMDVFYPEHSKKDKLPGILMVHGGGWRSGDRSLQAPLARALAKKGYVTAVMDYRLSLEAPYPAGVHDVKDAIKWLKSHAEDYGLDTNRVAISGGSAGGQLAALVAMTNGRGEYESPSSDQAASASVHALIDMDGVLAFHHPASSEGTVAAQWLGGTYEEVPDIWEEASALHQVGEGAVPTLFLNSQYPRFHAGQDDMIHKLDQLGVYSEVHGFEDSPHPFWLFEPWFDESVNKVDQFLKKLW; encoded by the coding sequence ATGTTCTATTTAAGATCGGTTTGGGTTGTATGTTGTTTGTGTTGGATTGTCACTTCTGTACAGGCCCAGCACGTGAATTCGTATCCCAAAGATGGTAAAGTGCGTGACCTCAAGGGGAAAGTCCAAGAGGATATTGTGGTCGCTAAGGACGGTACTGGGGATTTTTTGTATATCGCTGATGCACTGGAAGCCATTAGGGTTTACTTGCCTAAACCCATTACCGTTTACATCAAAGAGGGTGTTTACAAAGAAAAACTGGAGATCCCCGGCACCATTACCAATGTGACATTTAAAGGTGATGGACCAGACAAAACCATCATCACTTATGATGACCATACCGGTAAAAACTACATGGACACCTTTGATTCCTATACATTGCTGGTATGGGGGAATAGCCTGAGGTTTCAGGACCTGACCATTCAGAATACTGCGGGATCGGTGGGACAGGCGGTGGCACTTCATGCAGAGGGAGACCGTTTGGTGTTCGAAAACTGCCATTTTATAGGAGGCCAAGACACCATGTTTGCCTCAGGTGAAAATAGCCGACAATATTATAAAGACTGCTATATCGAGGGGACGACTGATTTTATCTTTGGGTCGGCTACAGCCCTGTTTGATAATTGTGAAATTCATGCCAAGTCAAATTCCTACATAACAGCCGCTTCTACTCCAGAATGGGTGGATTACGGATATGTATTTAAGGATTGTCGGTTAACTGCCGCAGAGGGGGTGGATAGGGTTTTCTTGGGCAGGCCATGGCGGGATTATGCCAAAACGGTGTTCATCAATTGTCAAATGGGAGACCATATCCTGCCTGAAGGCTGGAATGATTGGGGACGGCCACAAGTGAAACAGACGATATTTTATGCAGAGTTTGGCTCTGAAGGCAAAGGAGCCAATAAGGCAGAACGAGTAGAGTGGGCGCATCAGCTTACAGAAGAGGAAGCAACACAGTACACCCTTGAGCATATCTTTGCAGGACAAACATCCCAAACCAATGCCTATGGTTTTCCTTGGTACGGCTATCAAATAGACAGTTCATTTAACCTTGAAGATGCTTACCAAAAGCATAAAGAGTATTTTCCTGCTATAGAGCCTGTTAGGGATGTCTCTGTGGATGGTGTTTTGGAGAAGAATATTAGCTATAAGGACCTAGGTTACAGAAGCCTAAAGATGGATGTTTTTTACCCTGAGCACAGTAAAAAAGACAAACTTCCGGGCATTCTCATGGTGCATGGTGGCGGATGGCGGTCTGGCGATCGCTCCTTACAGGCACCATTGGCCAGAGCATTGGCCAAGAAAGGCTATGTAACGGCGGTGATGGATTACAGGCTTTCATTGGAAGCTCCTTATCCGGCAGGTGTCCATGACGTAAAAGACGCTATCAAATGGTTAAAATCCCATGCTGAAGATTACGGTCTTGATACCAATCGTGTGGCCATTTCGGGTGGATCAGCGGGCGGACAGCTTGCCGCCTTGGTCGCGATGACCAACGGAAGAGGGGAGTATGAATCTCCTTCTTCTGACCAAGCGGCTTCTGCTAGTGTACATGCGCTGATCGATATGGATGGGGTCTTGGCATTTCACCATCCAGCGTCTTCCGAAGGGACTGTAGCCGCGCAGTGGTTGGGCGGGACATATGAAGAAGTCCCTGATATTTGGGAGGAAGCATCTGCCTTGCACCAAGTAGGTGAAGGCGCTGTCCCTACGCTATTTTTGAACAGTCAATACCCTCGGTTCCATGCTGGGCAAGACGATATGATCCATAAACTGGATCAATTGGGAGTGTATAGTGAAGTACACGGTTTTGAGGATAGCCCCCATCCTTTTTGGCTTTTTGAGCCATGGTTTGACGAGTCAGTTAATAAAGTGGATCAATTTTTAAAGAAACTGTGGTGA
- a CDS encoding SusC/RagA family TonB-linked outer membrane protein, translated as MMFTKKLSGYARCISMLLMLMVIGVVDLQAQALEITGVVRSSEGETIPGVTVLLKGTGTGTSTDLEGAYKLTVNDPNGTLIFSSIGMIKQEIPIDGRSTVDVTMEMDVAQLDMVEVVDYGYGTVKKTDMTGSVASMSGKELAKIPVASAAQAITGRLPGVRVMTTDGSPGADVVIRVRGGGSVTQDNAPLYVVDGFIVGSIRDIPPTDIEAITVLKDAAATAIYGAQAANGVIVVTTKTPKAGKTSISYNNFFQWKSLPADRRYNVLDSYEFALANYEYAKLQSNAAVRNFEKFYGVYDDLELYKQKPSTDWQDELFGDPKLSQYHNLSISGGTEKTKFMLSLTNNTDEGLMLNSGYERNVINFKLKHELAEKLTMDIGARVTHTVIDGAGTSGNAQINIEDAIQTRPTNGIADELDIDMNQINSEDDFQSFLLSLVSPVELAKQDWRKRTEYDYVFNAGLTWEIIDDLNFKSTFNGSRDFREDLRFYGPLTGESFNNGNNMPLGQRDDRSSFSYRWLNSVSYKFDNLGDDHALDFLVGQEVYSSGGKRNFLRAEDFRLSITPEELFANMTFGRADRHETEDYTNSNRFSLFGRANYQFMGKYLFTATVRSDASSKFAKDNRVGVFPAVAIGWKISEEDFLKASSWVDELKLRLSWGETGNDRIETTATQFLFSASTNRGPGFGNTDNVYYEPSSSTLYNPDLKWETTITKNIGLDFTLFKAKVEGSLDFYRNVTRDLLLQSAIPPNTGFSTQWNNVGSTSNQGVELGINAFIIDKPDFSLSVNFNTGLNQARVEELDGTNERFFQSNWASTDLNNINDFYLRVGGKIGDVYGYVTDGYYTEDDFEGYDATAGEYILKADVPNSTSVVGNTNIRPGFLKLKDLNDDGQIDADDRKVIGNTLPKNQGGFGVNARWKGFDAAIFFNYQFGNDVYNTGKIQYNQFRRVTYGNMLTTMSSDNRYTYLDVDGTYTGTPGEIVTDLTQLEEMNAGKNIWSHNSYGIANAVIHSWAIEDGSFIRLNNLTVGYSLPTELISRIGLSQFRVYATGNNLKLWTDYSGYDPEVSTSRSSSYSALTPGVDYSSFPRSRSYTVGVNVTF; from the coding sequence ATGATGTTTACCAAAAAACTATCGGGCTATGCCCGGTGCATCTCAATGCTCTTGATGCTGATGGTAATCGGTGTGGTGGACCTACAGGCCCAAGCACTGGAAATTACCGGCGTAGTCAGGAGTTCTGAAGGTGAGACCATTCCTGGTGTCACCGTATTGCTCAAAGGAACAGGAACGGGCACCAGTACCGACTTGGAAGGTGCCTATAAGCTGACCGTAAATGATCCAAATGGCACCTTGATTTTCTCCTCCATTGGCATGATCAAGCAGGAAATCCCCATCGATGGCAGGTCCACAGTGGATGTGACCATGGAGATGGATGTGGCCCAATTGGACATGGTCGAAGTGGTGGATTATGGCTATGGAACGGTAAAAAAGACCGACATGACCGGATCCGTGGCGTCTATGTCCGGCAAAGAGCTGGCCAAGATTCCGGTGGCAAGTGCTGCCCAAGCGATTACCGGAAGACTTCCGGGTGTGCGGGTAATGACCACCGATGGTTCACCTGGCGCGGATGTGGTCATCCGTGTGAGGGGCGGTGGGTCAGTGACTCAGGACAATGCTCCGCTCTATGTAGTGGATGGGTTTATTGTCGGCAGTATACGCGATATTCCTCCGACAGACATTGAAGCCATTACCGTTTTGAAAGATGCTGCGGCTACGGCTATTTATGGTGCGCAAGCAGCCAACGGGGTGATCGTGGTCACTACCAAAACACCCAAAGCGGGCAAGACAAGTATTTCCTATAACAACTTCTTCCAATGGAAAAGCCTTCCGGCGGACAGAAGGTATAATGTATTGGATTCTTATGAATTTGCACTTGCCAATTATGAATACGCCAAACTCCAGTCCAATGCGGCGGTGAGAAATTTTGAGAAGTTTTATGGTGTCTATGACGACTTGGAACTATACAAGCAAAAGCCAAGTACCGATTGGCAAGATGAGCTTTTTGGAGATCCTAAGCTAAGCCAATACCATAACTTGAGCATTAGCGGAGGTACGGAAAAGACCAAGTTTATGCTCAGCCTTACCAACAATACCGATGAAGGCCTGATGCTCAATTCTGGTTACGAAAGGAATGTAATCAACTTTAAGTTGAAACATGAGTTGGCAGAAAAGCTGACCATGGACATAGGAGCTAGGGTGACCCATACAGTAATCGATGGAGCAGGTACCTCAGGGAATGCCCAGATTAACATTGAAGACGCTATCCAAACACGTCCTACCAATGGTATTGCCGATGAGTTGGACATTGATATGAACCAAATCAACTCGGAAGATGATTTTCAATCCTTCTTACTTAGTCTTGTAAGCCCGGTGGAGTTAGCCAAACAAGATTGGAGAAAGCGTACCGAATATGATTATGTATTCAACGCGGGGCTGACATGGGAAATAATCGACGACCTGAACTTCAAGTCCACCTTTAATGGTTCCAGAGACTTTAGGGAAGATTTGAGATTCTATGGTCCTTTGACCGGTGAATCCTTCAATAATGGTAACAATATGCCACTGGGCCAAAGGGACGATAGGTCTAGCTTTTCTTACCGGTGGCTAAACAGTGTTTCCTATAAATTTGACAATTTGGGCGATGACCACGCACTGGACTTTCTAGTTGGGCAGGAGGTTTATTCTTCAGGAGGAAAAAGAAATTTCCTTCGTGCAGAAGATTTCAGGTTGTCCATTACCCCAGAGGAATTGTTTGCCAATATGACCTTTGGTCGTGCAGACCGTCATGAAACGGAAGACTATACCAATTCAAATCGTTTTTCACTTTTTGGTAGAGCCAATTACCAATTTATGGGGAAATACCTCTTTACCGCTACCGTAAGGTCGGATGCGTCCAGTAAGTTTGCCAAAGACAATAGGGTAGGTGTATTCCCAGCGGTGGCCATAGGATGGAAAATATCTGAGGAAGACTTCTTGAAGGCCTCTTCTTGGGTAGATGAATTAAAGCTACGTTTAAGCTGGGGTGAGACGGGTAATGACCGGATAGAGACCACCGCTACACAGTTTCTGTTCAGCGCGTCCACTAACAGAGGCCCTGGTTTTGGCAATACCGATAATGTGTATTACGAACCATCCAGCAGCACACTTTATAATCCAGACCTGAAGTGGGAAACGACCATTACCAAAAACATTGGTTTGGACTTTACGCTATTCAAGGCAAAAGTAGAAGGTAGCTTGGACTTTTATAGAAATGTCACACGGGACCTGTTATTGCAATCTGCGATTCCTCCAAATACTGGTTTCTCTACCCAATGGAACAATGTGGGCAGCACCTCTAACCAAGGGGTGGAACTGGGGATCAATGCCTTTATTATCGACAAACCGGATTTTTCCCTTTCTGTAAACTTCAATACAGGGCTTAACCAAGCGAGAGTAGAGGAGCTGGATGGCACCAATGAGCGATTCTTCCAGTCCAACTGGGCCAGTACCGACTTGAACAATATCAATGACTTTTACCTTCGCGTAGGAGGCAAGATAGGAGATGTCTATGGCTATGTGACGGACGGATACTATACCGAGGATGATTTTGAAGGCTATGATGCAACAGCGGGTGAGTACATCTTGAAAGCTGACGTGCCAAACTCCACTTCTGTAGTCGGCAATACCAATATCAGACCGGGATTCTTGAAGCTGAAAGACCTCAACGACGATGGCCAAATCGATGCTGATGATAGAAAAGTCATCGGTAATACCCTTCCCAAAAACCAAGGTGGATTCGGTGTCAATGCAAGGTGGAAAGGTTTCGATGCTGCGATATTCTTCAATTATCAATTTGGAAATGATGTCTATAACACGGGCAAGATCCAATACAACCAGTTCAGAAGGGTTACTTACGGTAATATGCTGACGACCATGTCTTCTGACAACCGCTATACCTATTTGGATGTGGATGGAACGTACACAGGAACTCCCGGTGAGATCGTAACGGATCTTACACAATTAGAGGAAATGAATGCGGGAAAAAACATCTGGTCACACAATAGCTACGGTATTGCCAATGCAGTGATTCACTCTTGGGCCATTGAAGATGGGTCCTTCATCAGGTTGAACAACCTAACGGTAGGCTATTCTCTACCCACTGAGTTGATTTCTCGGATTGGACTGTCCCAGTTTAGGGTTTATGCGACAGGAAACAACTTGAAGTTGTGGACAGATTACTCTGGCTACGATCCGGAGGTAAGTACCAGCAGAAGCAGCAGCTACTCGGCTTTGACACCTGGGGTGGATTATTCTTCCTTCCCACGAAGCAGGTCTTATACAGTAGGTGTTAATGTGACATTCTAA
- a CDS encoding RagB/SusD family nutrient uptake outer membrane protein, translated as MKIKHIIIAAATATLMGSCQDFLEPESLSTFDLNYIYSNVDDARKGVNAVYSHFGQDAFRSRLSNNMTGNTDIEHSSGWGNNGDRYQIWDLEALESNRDLQIVWTYAYRAIRDANIAIEGMEASGMLESTDAATAQTMNQLLGEAYTLRAYWYSMLTYYFGDVPYMIEAPKAGLDFNLPKEDRNVILAQEIENLTNVEEKMLWADQVPNGIEQVNREYTLGMIARLSLQRGGYFLNPDLTMTRESDYLDYYQIAKDYSQKLISLKDRELNPSFRQVFMNQCTFQTPVNNDMLFEVPFALGNGDVGWNIGVRVEGAILLPMIMVLEITTWRFRLPITFPLIRWIQEGM; from the coding sequence ATGAAAATCAAACATATAATTATAGCAGCGGCTACGGCGACATTGATGGGATCCTGTCAGGACTTCCTAGAGCCAGAATCGCTTTCTACCTTTGATCTCAATTACATTTATTCAAATGTGGATGATGCCAGAAAAGGGGTCAATGCCGTCTATTCTCATTTTGGCCAAGATGCCTTCCGGTCCAGGTTATCCAATAACATGACCGGTAATACAGATATTGAGCATTCCAGTGGATGGGGAAATAACGGTGACCGCTATCAAATTTGGGATTTGGAAGCATTGGAGAGTAACCGCGACCTCCAGATCGTGTGGACCTATGCATATCGTGCCATCCGTGATGCCAATATCGCGATAGAAGGTATGGAAGCCAGCGGCATGCTGGAGTCTACTGATGCAGCGACCGCCCAGACGATGAACCAACTTTTGGGAGAGGCTTATACGTTGAGGGCATATTGGTACAGTATGCTTACCTATTATTTCGGCGATGTGCCTTATATGATCGAAGCGCCCAAGGCTGGCCTTGATTTTAACCTTCCCAAGGAAGACCGTAATGTCATCCTTGCACAAGAGATCGAAAACCTGACCAATGTGGAAGAAAAAATGCTTTGGGCCGATCAGGTACCCAATGGCATTGAGCAGGTAAATAGAGAATATACCTTGGGGATGATTGCCCGTCTTTCACTGCAAAGAGGGGGGTATTTCTTGAATCCGGACTTGACGATGACTCGGGAAAGTGACTACCTGGACTATTATCAAATAGCTAAGGACTACTCACAAAAGCTGATCAGTCTAAAGGACCGAGAGCTTAACCCCAGCTTCCGCCAGGTTTTTATGAATCAATGTACCTTCCAGACTCCAGTAAATAACGATATGTTATTTGAAGTGCCTTTTGCTTTGGGCAATGGCGATGTAGGATGGAACATTGGTGTAAGGGTAGAGGGGGCAATACTGCTTCCCATGATTATGGTTCTGGAAATAACTACATGGCGATTCCGCCTACCTATTACCTTTCCTTTGATACGTTGGATACAAGAAGGGATGTGA
- a CDS encoding RagB/SusD family nutrient uptake outer membrane protein gives MAIPPTYYLSFDTLDTRRDVTCSLYKVTTEFTYEFVNGGLDIGQGKWSRHFLPTPPGKSTAKGTGINWPMMRYSDVLLMFAEAENELNGPTAAAQEALKRVRRRAFDAAHWGQKVDAYVGQVSGGKDTFFEAIVDERAWEFGGEMIRKYELIRWGIYSDKMAETVEGLKELADAAFNGTTQYPDYMYWKVNENGDFTILNPNKRVVAPPDDTWTQQSFLLALHSDEFGYQEWVTKDWENYINGPQPGVVRYIFPIPTEAIANSQGTLINDGYGF, from the coding sequence ATGGCGATTCCGCCTACCTATTACCTTTCCTTTGATACGTTGGATACAAGAAGGGATGTGACGTGCTCACTTTATAAGGTGACCACGGAGTTTACCTATGAATTTGTCAATGGTGGACTGGATATCGGCCAAGGAAAATGGAGCCGTCACTTCCTGCCGACACCTCCCGGTAAATCCACTGCGAAAGGTACCGGTATCAACTGGCCGATGATGCGTTATTCAGATGTTTTATTGATGTTTGCTGAGGCTGAGAATGAGCTGAACGGACCGACAGCAGCAGCCCAGGAAGCACTGAAGCGTGTACGCAGAAGGGCCTTTGATGCCGCCCATTGGGGACAGAAAGTGGATGCCTATGTGGGGCAAGTTTCAGGAGGAAAAGATACCTTTTTCGAAGCGATTGTAGATGAGCGTGCTTGGGAATTCGGTGGAGAGATGATCCGTAAGTATGAGTTGATCCGCTGGGGGATATATTCCGATAAGATGGCCGAGACAGTGGAAGGATTAAAGGAACTGGCTGATGCGGCCTTTAACGGTACCACACAGTATCCTGATTACATGTATTGGAAAGTGAATGAAAATGGAGATTTCACCATTTTGAACCCTAATAAGCGCGTGGTCGCTCCACCAGATGATACGTGGACGCAGCAATCATTTTTGTTAGCACTTCATAGTGATGAATTTGGGTACCAAGAATGGGTGACCAAAGACTGGGAAAACTACATCAACGGTCCCCAACCGGGCGTGGTGCGGTACATTTTCCCTATTCCCACAGAGGCTATCGCCAATAGCCAAGGGACGCTAATAAACGACGGTTATGGATTTTAA
- a CDS encoding DUF5123 domain-containing protein, which yields MRLIKNNIYQSVCILMLGLIVISGCKEDDEMFEKTRLFRPVLIEDLFSEENTIIVNMGKMKEAVSYTLEVSRDSFATAPEYVIETDTNYVELNQELLGQSLFWDMLYQVRATAHAEEQEFDSKISDLGAVRTQRFPTILNDPESYDVIDVAAHVTWQTIGAAVTEVKAYSAEDLYLETPLIEQEVSAEEQEAGDMILNGLTPEMEYQVAIYSEEVLRGWVNYTTLPQDIDPSAPGVIDIRANTSPSAVSDAVAMAPDGATILVQRGVTYDFPEDNLNKSITIRAAYGFGEQKAKLYTTGNWDIDDNSDIDHIRFIDLELRGEDYGGDYVFNPNRENVHVGELIFDNCEIGTFRGIIRARTSTVIDNYIIRNSVVDSIGGYGLFTVDTEATAMIKNIRLENSTFNKIQFGVTSRSNSESFVIESCTFANFVNGGSGFFRYRGGDGNNNVAQGIVIHNSIFGHGWDEAMEDNYAIRGIYDGLEDTNFDIVNVYSTNDFSFSSGEITGFPVGNYNGAQSDLWVDPANNDFNFQDRGFAGRYDSGDPRWRAQL from the coding sequence ATGAGATTAATAAAAAACAATATATATCAAAGCGTCTGTATCCTTATGCTAGGCCTGATCGTGATCAGCGGCTGTAAGGAAGATGATGAAATGTTTGAGAAAACTAGGCTTTTCAGGCCTGTGTTGATTGAGGATTTGTTTTCGGAAGAAAATACGATCATCGTCAATATGGGGAAAATGAAAGAGGCAGTATCCTATACCTTGGAGGTAAGCAGGGATTCCTTTGCTACTGCGCCAGAGTATGTGATCGAAACGGATACCAATTATGTGGAATTGAACCAAGAGCTCTTAGGACAATCCCTTTTTTGGGACATGCTCTATCAGGTGAGGGCTACTGCCCATGCCGAAGAGCAGGAGTTTGACAGTAAAATTTCTGATCTTGGAGCAGTCCGTACCCAGCGATTTCCGACGATCCTTAATGATCCGGAAAGCTATGATGTGATCGACGTGGCCGCTCATGTAACTTGGCAAACCATCGGTGCAGCCGTGACGGAAGTGAAGGCGTATAGCGCGGAAGACTTATACCTGGAAACACCATTGATCGAGCAAGAAGTATCTGCTGAGGAGCAGGAAGCTGGTGACATGATCCTTAACGGTCTAACGCCAGAAATGGAATATCAAGTGGCCATATACAGCGAGGAAGTCCTTCGAGGTTGGGTAAATTATACCACATTGCCTCAGGATATTGATCCTAGTGCACCTGGTGTAATTGACATAAGAGCAAATACCAGCCCTTCTGCAGTGTCTGACGCAGTGGCCATGGCTCCCGACGGCGCCACTATTTTAGTACAGCGCGGGGTGACCTATGATTTCCCAGAGGATAACCTGAACAAATCCATCACCATTCGTGCAGCCTATGGTTTTGGTGAGCAGAAAGCCAAACTGTATACCACAGGCAACTGGGACATTGATGATAATTCGGATATCGATCATATCCGTTTCATCGACTTGGAGCTGAGAGGGGAAGATTATGGAGGAGACTATGTCTTTAACCCGAATCGCGAAAATGTCCACGTGGGTGAATTGATCTTTGACAATTGTGAAATCGGGACTTTCCGTGGTATTATCAGGGCACGTACCAGTACAGTTATTGATAATTATATCATCAGAAACTCAGTGGTGGACAGCATTGGCGGTTATGGACTGTTTACGGTAGATACAGAAGCTACGGCCATGATCAAGAACATCAGATTGGAAAACTCCACTTTCAATAAGATCCAATTCGGGGTGACCTCCCGTAGTAACTCTGAGTCATTTGTGATCGAGAGTTGTACCTTTGCCAATTTTGTAAATGGAGGCTCCGGTTTCTTCCGCTACAGAGGGGGAGATGGCAATAATAATGTCGCCCAAGGCATTGTGATTCACAATAGTATCTTTGGCCATGGATGGGATGAAGCCATGGAAGATAACTATGCGATTAGGGGGATTTATGATGGATTGGAGGATACTAATTTTGACATAGTGAATGTCTATAGTACCAATGATTTCAGTTTCTCTAGTGGTGAAATAACTGGATTCCCTGTCGGAAACTATAATGGTGCCCAATCGGATCTTTGGGTGGATCCAGCCAATAATGACTTTAACTTCCAAGACAGAGGCTTCGCTGGCCGATATGACAGCGGTGATCCCCGGTGGAGAGCCCAGCTCTAG